Below is a genomic region from Paenibacillus rhizovicinus.
CCCCAAAGGGTTTACGCTGGACGGCTATAAGGAATTACTGAGGCATTCGAATATTTGGATCGGCTATCGGAACACGATCTTATATACGGTCGTCGGAACCGCGATCGGGCTCGTCGTCAATATCTCGGCCGGCTATGCCTTGTCGAGGAAGGACCTTGTCGGACGCAAATGGTTGTCGCTCTTCTTCATCTTCACGATGTTCTTCAACGGCGGTTTGGTGCCGACTTTCATGACGATCCGCGATTTTCATCTGTACGACACGGTGCTTGTCATGGTCCTGCCGTTCTCCGTCGCCGTCTTCGATATCATCGTGGCGCGCACCTTCTTCCGGACGAACATTCCGCAGGAACTATGGGAAGCGGCGCAAATCGACGGCTGCGGCAATCTCCGCTTCTATGTGCAGATCGTGCTGCCGCTGTCCAAAGCGATCATCGCGGTACTGGCGCTGTGGTTCGCGGTCGGCCAATGGAATGCTTACTTCAATGCGTTAATTTATTTGCAAAATAAAAATTTGTTCCCGCTGCAGCTCATCCTGCGGGATATCCTGGTCACCAATCAGATGCAGACCGCCCTCGGAACCGGGGAAGCGGCGCAAATCGCGCTCCGTCTGTCCAACCTGCTTCGCTATTCCGTCATTATCGTAGCGACCGTGCCGATCATGTGCTTCTACCCCTTCGTGCAAAAGTATTTCAATAAGGGGGTGATGGTCGGCGCCGTGAAGGAGTAACGAGGCTGCAAAGCTGCAAGAACGCGATAATATTCGGATTGGCACTTATATCATGACATAGGGGGATTTAAGCATGGCGAACCGTTCGAAACGAAACAAGAGAAAAATGCTGACGGGATTGGCTTTGATTTCCGTGCTGGGCACGTCCGTTCTGGCGGGCTGCAGCAGCAGCAACGACAAGGAAGCGAACGCGAACACGAACTCGAATACGAATACGAATACGAATACGAATACGAATACGAATACGAATACGAATACGGCTGCTGCCAACGGCAACTCGGGTAAGGCCGCCAATGCTTCGGACGGCAACTTCCATCAAGAAGGCATGCCGATCGTCGATAAGCCGGTCACGCTGAACGTGCTCACCATCCGTTGGGGCAACATGGGCGATACGTTTACGAAGAATGCGTGGCTGCAGGACCTGGAGAAGAATTCGAATGTCAAAATCAATTGGCAGGTCGTCTCTTCCAACGATTGGCCGGATCAGAAATCCGTCATGCTGGCAAGCGGCAAGCTGCCGGACGTCATTATCGGCGACCAGGCGTTCGGGGATTCCGATATCGTGAACAACTTGGAAATTTTCCGGCCGCTGGACGAGTATATCGAGAAGGACATGCCGAACTTGAAAGCGGCGATTCAAGAGTCGCCGGAGCTGAAGAAGCTGAGCACCTTCCCGGACGGCAAAGTGTATTCCCTGCCTGCAAGGCTGCCGTCCCGTCCGATGAGCGGCGCGCAGCCGGTCATCAACAAAGACTGGCTGGATAAGCTGGGCTTGAAAGCGCCGGAAACGATCGATGATCTGTATAACGTGCTGAAAGCGTTCAAAGAACAGGATCCGAACGGCAACGGCAAGGCGGATGAAATTCCGTACAGCGATACGAAGGACTTGGATGTAAACCTGCTTGCTCCGTTCGGCATCACGGATCTTCGGGGCAACCATATGGTCGTCAAAGACGGCAAGCCGGACTATTACCCGACTTCGGACGCGTACAAGGCAGGCATGGAGTGGGCGCATAAGTTATATGCCGAAGGCTTGATCGATAAAGAAACCTTCACGCAGGACAGCACGATGCTGACGGCGAAACGCCAAAATCCGGATGCGGCGCTGATCGGATTCACCTACCAGTGGACGCCTGACGCCGTGTTCGGCCCATGGAGCAAGCAGTACGAAACGATCGCACCGATCGCCGGCCCGGACGGGAACAAATACCAAATCGGCGATCCGAGCGGTTTGAGTTTCCGCCGCAACGAGGTGTTGATTACGACGACTTGCGAGAATCCGGACGTTGCCGCGCGCTGGGCAGACCAGTTCTACACGGGCGAAGCCAGCATTCAGAATTTCTGGGGCGCGATCGGCTCTTCCATCAAGAAGAACGATGACGGGACTTACGCGCTCATGGATCCGCCGGACGGCACGAGCGCCGACGCTTGGTACTGGGACAGCTCCCTGCGCGACTTCGGCCCGAAATACGCCAGCCCCGAATTCGAGAAGAACATCAAGCTGGATCCTTCCAGCGGCGACGGTCTGAAGCTGACGCTGGATCAACTGGGCAAAGATTACGTAACGACGCCGTTCCCGGATGTGATGTACACGGCCGAAGAGTATGCGGATCTTCCGACATTGACGACGGACATCGAGAGCTATATCGCCAGCACGCGCGCCAAGTGGGTCACGAAAGGCGGCATCGACGAGGAGTGGGACGCTTACGTCAAGAAGCTGAACGAGATGGGTCTGGAGAAGCTGATCAAAATCTACAATGATGCCTACGACCGTTTCATGGCCGTGAAATAATGCATGCAGCTGCCCCGCAGACGGACTGCGGGGCAGCTTTGTTCAAACGCGATTATCAAACACAGCATGGGATGCTAGGAGGAAATAGACATGAGTCAAGCATTGCGAGTAACGGTATGGAACGAGAACCGCCATGAGCAGAAGAATCCGAAGGTGAAGGAAGTGTACCCGGACGGCATCCACAGCGCGATTGCGGGTTTCTTGCAGGAAGCGGGCATGATTGCTGGAACGGCGACATTGGACGATCCGGAGCACGGGTTGACCGATGAAGTGCTGGCTGCCACCGACGTGCTCGTCTGGTGGGGCCATCTGGCGCACGGAGAAGTGCAGGATGACATCGTGAGCAAAGTGCGGCAGCGCGTGCTGGACGGCATGGGGCTTATCGTGCTCCACTCCGGGCATCACTCGAAGATTTTCAAAGTGCTGATGGGAACGAGCTGCGATTTGAAATGGCGCGAAGCCGACGAGAAGGAACGTCTCTGGGTCGTTGCGCCCGGCCATCCGATCGCCGAAGGGATCGGCGAATATATCGAGCTGCCGCAGGAGGAAATGTACGGCGAGCATTTCGACATTCCGGTGCCGGACGAGCTTGTGTTCACCAGCTGGTTCGAGGGCGGAGAAGTGTTCCGCAGCGGCTGTGCGTACACGCGCGGAAGCGGCAAGGTGTTCTATTTCAGACCCGGCCACGAAACGTATCCGACGTATCATAACCCGGCTATTCAGCGCGTGATCGTTAACGCCGTTAAGTGGGCGCGGCCCGTACGCCGCGAGCGTCCCTTCTACGGCAACGCGAAGCCGTTGGAGCAGATCGGCGGGAAGTGAAGAATAACGGACGGACAGGACAGCTAGAATCGTGAGTACATGAGGAGAAGGAGAGAAACGATACGATGAAGAAGTTTCGAATCGGATTGATCGGTCTTGGCGGGATGGCGCACTCGCATATGCGGTGGATGGCGGAAGAAGGACGTTATGAGATCGTCGCCGTAAGCGACGTGAACGAGGCGGCGCTCGCGGAGAAAGGCGGGCAGCTCGGCATCCCGGAGGAGAAGCGCTACAGCGACTTCGTGCAGCTGATCGAGGATCCGGACGTCGATGCGGTCGTGTCCGTGACGCCGAACAACGTGCATGCGGAAATCGTTCGCGCCTGCTTGCTGGCAGGCAAGCCGTTCTTGGCCGAGAAGCCTTTCACCCGCGTCTTCGAGGAGGCGGTTCCGCTGCTGGAACTGTTCGAGCGCCAGCCGGCGGCCGGCATGGTCGGCTTCAGCTACCGGTACACGCCGGCTTTCCGCTATGCGCGCGAGCTCGTGCGGGAAGGCAAGCTGGGGACGGTGCGGAGCTTCTCGATCCAGTATTTGCAGAGCTGGGGCGCGGCTCCGAACAATACACCTTATATCTGGCGGTTTAACCAAGACATTACCGGCACGGGAACGCTCGGCGATCTGGGTTCGCATATGATCGATCTGGCGCGGTTCCTCTTCGGGGAATTCCGGGAGCTGTCCGCGCAGATGCGCACGCTCATCCCCGAGCGTCCGGACCCGGCGACGGGCGCGATGGTGAAGATCAAGGTCGACGACTTCGTGAGCTTCCAGGCACGCATGTCGGGCGACGAAGTCGGCATCTTCCAGTCTTCGCGCAACGCGATCGGCTCGGGCAATCAGCATGAAGTTTCGATCTACGGCGATGCCGGTACGCTGCACGCGTCCACGCTGAATCCGGACCAGCTGATCTGGATCCGCGAGGAAGCGCCCGGCCAGCTGGCGAAGGCGGCGATCGACGTGCCGGAGCGGTGCAAAGTAACCCAGTACGGAGACTTCCTGTCGCTGCTGGACGGCTCCGCTTCGGACGGCTTGCCGGGCTTCATGGACGGCTACCGCAACCAGGAAGTGCTGGACGCGGTCATTCGCTCGAGCGCGGAGAAGCGCGTGATCGAGCTGTAGCAAGACTGGCGGCGGACAGTGCGCCGTCGCAAGGAGGGCGTCCTTTTGCCGCCTTGGCTTGCATACTGTTCTTGAATACTGATTTGCAGATAAACCTTCATCTCCGCGAAAGCAAGCGGGGGTGGAGGTTTTTGTTATCCTTTCATAAAAAAATGTTTCTGGAATGTAGAAATCGTTATCTTCTAATCGACTTTAATAGGTGACAGGCAATTACAAACCTACAGTCAGTAAAGGAGCAGACAAACATGCATTTCACCACAATGGGGAGGTCTTATAATGGTTAGATTCTTAGTCCTATACACCGAGCCGAATGATATTGAGGCATTTGAGCGCTACTACAACGAGGTACACATTCCCTTGGCAAGAAAACTTCCGGGTCTCCGTCGTTATTCTATAAGTCGCAATATAGCACCGATTCGAGGAGGCGCCGCATATTATCTCGTAGCCGAACTGCAATGGGACAGTATGGAGGACATCAGGCAAGCTTTTCAGTCGCCAGAAGGGAAAGCATCAGCCGAAGATGCCGCAAACCTTGAAAGGCTGAATCCAGGCATGCACAGCATGATATATGAACTTGAAGAGATAGTTTAATGTTAAGAAGGGGGAGCCATCTCCCCCGATAGCTCCGTTGCTCTGGTTGAGTTAAGCTGTAGCGGGTCTGTAGGTCACCAAGAGGGAACCAACCTGAAGTGGTTTGACGTCCACGAGATGAAATTCCTTCTGCTCATGAAGATTGTCAAACAAATGCTCGCCTGCGTTGACCACAACCGGGTGCATGACGATCTGATATTCGTCAATAAGATTTGCGTTTGCAAGCGATCGCACGAGCGTTGGACTGCCGAAAATAACAATGTCGCCGCCGTCACCATTTTTCAGGTCCTTAATTTGCTCTTCTATATTATTGCCGGTCAATTGTTTTGGCGCTTCAAATTCTCCCCATTTTAGCTGATCGAGCGGGCGGACGCTTGTTACAACGAGCTTGTG
It encodes:
- a CDS encoding carbohydrate ABC transporter permease, encoding MEAATKLVLQPKKTRSGDRLMETLMYIWAAFMLLIVLYPLYFIVIASFSDPSAVGNGKVWLFPKGFTLDGYKELLRHSNIWIGYRNTILYTVVGTAIGLVVNISAGYALSRKDLVGRKWLSLFFIFTMFFNGGLVPTFMTIRDFHLYDTVLVMVLPFSVAVFDIIVARTFFRTNIPQELWEAAQIDGCGNLRFYVQIVLPLSKAIIAVLALWFAVGQWNAYFNALIYLQNKNLFPLQLILRDILVTNQMQTALGTGEAAQIALRLSNLLRYSVIIVATVPIMCFYPFVQKYFNKGVMVGAVKE
- a CDS encoding type 2 periplasmic-binding domain-containing protein, encoding MANRSKRNKRKMLTGLALISVLGTSVLAGCSSSNDKEANANTNSNTNTNTNTNTNTNTNTNTAAANGNSGKAANASDGNFHQEGMPIVDKPVTLNVLTIRWGNMGDTFTKNAWLQDLEKNSNVKINWQVVSSNDWPDQKSVMLASGKLPDVIIGDQAFGDSDIVNNLEIFRPLDEYIEKDMPNLKAAIQESPELKKLSTFPDGKVYSLPARLPSRPMSGAQPVINKDWLDKLGLKAPETIDDLYNVLKAFKEQDPNGNGKADEIPYSDTKDLDVNLLAPFGITDLRGNHMVVKDGKPDYYPTSDAYKAGMEWAHKLYAEGLIDKETFTQDSTMLTAKRQNPDAALIGFTYQWTPDAVFGPWSKQYETIAPIAGPDGNKYQIGDPSGLSFRRNEVLITTTCENPDVAARWADQFYTGEASIQNFWGAIGSSIKKNDDGTYALMDPPDGTSADAWYWDSSLRDFGPKYASPEFEKNIKLDPSSGDGLKLTLDQLGKDYVTTPFPDVMYTAEEYADLPTLTTDIESYIASTRAKWVTKGGIDEEWDAYVKKLNEMGLEKLIKIYNDAYDRFMAVK
- a CDS encoding ThuA domain-containing protein; translated protein: MSQALRVTVWNENRHEQKNPKVKEVYPDGIHSAIAGFLQEAGMIAGTATLDDPEHGLTDEVLAATDVLVWWGHLAHGEVQDDIVSKVRQRVLDGMGLIVLHSGHHSKIFKVLMGTSCDLKWREADEKERLWVVAPGHPIAEGIGEYIELPQEEMYGEHFDIPVPDELVFTSWFEGGEVFRSGCAYTRGSGKVFYFRPGHETYPTYHNPAIQRVIVNAVKWARPVRRERPFYGNAKPLEQIGGK
- a CDS encoding Gfo/Idh/MocA family protein; this translates as MKKFRIGLIGLGGMAHSHMRWMAEEGRYEIVAVSDVNEAALAEKGGQLGIPEEKRYSDFVQLIEDPDVDAVVSVTPNNVHAEIVRACLLAGKPFLAEKPFTRVFEEAVPLLELFERQPAAGMVGFSYRYTPAFRYARELVREGKLGTVRSFSIQYLQSWGAAPNNTPYIWRFNQDITGTGTLGDLGSHMIDLARFLFGEFRELSAQMRTLIPERPDPATGAMVKIKVDDFVSFQARMSGDEVGIFQSSRNAIGSGNQHEVSIYGDAGTLHASTLNPDQLIWIREEAPGQLAKAAIDVPERCKVTQYGDFLSLLDGSASDGLPGFMDGYRNQEVLDAVIRSSAEKRVIEL
- a CDS encoding EthD family reductase, with translation MVRFLVLYTEPNDIEAFERYYNEVHIPLARKLPGLRRYSISRNIAPIRGGAAYYLVAELQWDSMEDIRQAFQSPEGKASAEDAANLERLNPGMHSMIYELEEIV
- a CDS encoding dihydrofolate reductase family protein, producing the protein MRKIILFIHSSINGVVTGDPSEDKTNWTVWRNNAGIEEGSRYLLNIFKTADTILLGRGTYEDLSRKWPNTRGSSLGDQINNAHKLVVTSVRPLDQLKWGEFEAPKQLTGNNIEEQIKDLKNGDGGDIVIFGSPTLVRSLANANLIDEYQIVMHPVVVNAGEHLFDNLHEQKEFHLVDVKPLQVGSLLVTYRPATA